A stretch of Chitinophaga caeni DNA encodes these proteins:
- a CDS encoding RagB/SusD family nutrient uptake outer membrane protein: MKRIFLLLMLLPFISCKKLLEVPPPKEKVTAEQVFSTDIQANSAMIGVYVSMIGINEGTSNFANGLVSWVSALSSDELVSPYLGFIITHAAINMNKLTGESIAELDNIWTSLYATINGTNAVIDGIAQSSSSRLTAGMRKQLTAEAKCIRAFCYFYLVNLYGDVPLVLVSDPLKVAGMSRTPVEEVYKQIIQDLKDARSDLPTDYSVSNEKRIRVNAFAASALLARVYLYLEDYENAAAEATKVIDNTNLFGLEDDLNDVFLTDSKEAIWQLNQNVNDGLAGNATLEGYNLLPYGYSGASAYLSEQLLAAFEPDDNRKVKWTDSIFFYPIGSPVGQYYYYPYKYKVGPENRVIGGAATEYYMLLRLAEQYLIRAEAKAHGAPGGPQGAIADLNVIRKRAMLPVLPDTLSGNALLDAVAKEWQMEMFTEWGHRWLNLKRTGKAREVLSAIPIKQPWEGDYQLLYPIPQESILNGSGIKQNVGY, translated from the coding sequence ATGAAACGGATTTTTCTTTTACTAATGCTGCTGCCCTTCATCTCCTGCAAGAAATTATTGGAGGTACCCCCTCCCAAAGAAAAGGTTACTGCCGAGCAGGTCTTCAGTACCGATATCCAAGCTAATTCCGCTATGATCGGAGTATATGTAAGTATGATCGGCATAAATGAAGGGACTTCTAATTTCGCGAATGGGCTTGTTTCCTGGGTTAGCGCCCTTTCTTCTGACGAGCTAGTTTCTCCCTACTTAGGATTTATTATTACGCATGCAGCTATTAATATGAATAAATTAACCGGTGAGAGCATTGCCGAATTGGATAATATTTGGACAAGCTTGTATGCTACCATCAATGGAACCAACGCGGTGATTGACGGGATTGCTCAATCTTCTTCTTCCCGGCTTACCGCTGGCATGCGCAAACAACTTACAGCGGAAGCAAAATGCATAAGGGCTTTCTGTTACTTCTACCTGGTTAATTTGTACGGGGATGTTCCGCTGGTATTGGTATCCGATCCGCTTAAAGTAGCGGGTATGTCCCGCACCCCGGTTGAAGAAGTGTATAAACAAATCATCCAGGATTTGAAGGATGCCCGATCGGATTTGCCTACGGATTATTCCGTAAGCAATGAAAAGCGGATACGTGTCAATGCATTTGCAGCGAGCGCATTGTTGGCAAGGGTGTACTTGTACCTAGAAGATTATGAAAATGCCGCCGCGGAAGCTACCAAGGTAATTGATAACACGAATCTCTTTGGCTTGGAAGATGATTTAAACGATGTTTTTTTAACAGACAGTAAAGAAGCCATTTGGCAATTGAATCAAAATGTCAATGACGGCCTTGCAGGGAATGCTACCTTGGAAGGTTACAATTTATTACCGTATGGTTATTCGGGCGCATCTGCTTATCTCTCTGAGCAGTTATTAGCTGCTTTTGAACCGGACGATAACAGGAAAGTTAAGTGGACGGATAGCATCTTCTTTTATCCTATAGGCTCGCCTGTCGGGCAATATTATTATTATCCATACAAATATAAGGTAGGACCGGAAAACCGTGTGATTGGCGGCGCCGCCACGGAGTATTACATGTTACTCAGGCTTGCGGAGCAGTACTTGATACGCGCTGAAGCTAAAGCCCATGGCGCCCCGGGAGGGCCACAGGGAGCAATTGCAGATTTAAATGTTATCAGGAAACGGGCCATGTTACCTGTCTTACCGGATACTTTATCGGGTAATGCGCTGCTGGATGCCGTAGCCAAGGAATGGCAAATGGAAATGTTCACCGAATGGGGGCACAGGTGGCTCAACCTCAAGAGGACCGGGAAGGCTAGGGAAGTACTTTCGGCTATCCCGATAAAGCAACCCTGGGAAGGAGATTACCAGTTATTATACCCAATTCCACAAGAGAGCATTCTCAACGGATCAGGCATAAAACAAAACGTTGGCTATTAA